GAAATATAGTTTGTTGGACAGGCCTCATTAGTGGGTATTGTAGTAACGGATTCGTTGATGAAGCTCGTTGTGTGTTTGATGCGATGCCGGAGAGAAACGATGTTTCTTATAGTGCAATGGCATCTGGGTATGTTAGGAATGATTGTTTCAACGAGGCGATTGAGTTATTTCGTGAATTGAAGAGTTGTGCTGCCGTGAAGCCGAATGTTTCTCTTTTGGTGAGTGTTCTTGATGCTTGTGCAGCTGTTGGTGCATTTGAGGAAGGAAAATGGATTCATTCCTATATAGATGAGAACGGTTTAGACTATGATCTTAAAATGGGCACTGCACTAATAGATTTTTATGCAAAATGTGGGTGCATAAAGACTGCTGAGGAATATTTGACAAGATGCCATTGAAAGATGTAACAGCCTGGAGTTCCATGATCTTGGGATTAGCCATCAATGGTAATAATGGGATGGGGCTTGAGCTTTTCCATGAGATGGAAACGAGGGGGCCTAGACCGAATGCTATTACTTTTATTGGTGTTTTTACTGCTTGTAATCACAAAACCTTAGTGAATGAAGCCTTGCGGTTGCTTGGACGCATGAGCAAAGTTTATGGTATCTTTCCCTTGATTGAGCACTACGGGTGCATGGTTGATCTCTTGGCTCGGACTGGACAAGTGAAAGAGGCAGAGATATTAATAAATACCATGCCAATGAAACCAGATGGAGCCATTTGGGGATCTTTGCTTAATGGGTGTCTGATGCATGGTCATATGAAGTTGGGGGAGAGGGTGGGGAAGCTTCTAATCCAATTAGAGCCTCAACATAGCGGAAGGTATGTCCTCCTGGCAAACATGTATGCCACTATGGGTAGCTGGGAAGGTGTTATGAGGCTTAGGAAAATGATGAAAGAGAGGGGCGTACTTACAGTTCCTGCTTGGAGTTTTATCGAAATTAATGGAgttgttcataaatttctagTTGACGATAAGTGCCATCCTCAATGGAGATATATCTATAGTGTTTTAAATCAACTTGGAAGAGAACTTGACACTTTTAATGTTATGAATGATGCACGCTCATGAGAAAAAACATAGCAGAAAAGTGAATACTATGTTTTTCAAGAGCCATCCAGTTCCACATCTTGTCTTGGATTCTAAAGATTGTTCGAGCTGGTGTAAAAAAGATCTTTCAGCTCAAACATACCAATTCAAACTCCCTGACTGGTTGTTGAAATTTCTCAACCATCTTCTTGGGTAGTCAAGTATTTGCCCTATATTTGACTTTGATGAATTTGGATACGATGCACCaacattttttgtttatcaGTAGATGGCGGCTGACTGAGGCAAGCATGGTTGGATGCATCTCTATGCCAGCAAAGCATTTTTCTTACGCAAGCAAACAAGATGAGTGAGGACTCGTCACTGTTATTTAACAAAAAGGGGAAAGGATATATGCTTCCAATAATAGAGGTGGAATATGCTGTAAATCATGCATCTTGAAGATTTGAAATCAATATCAACTGCTTGAATTGAAAGAGAGAATCACATCAAACATTACTTTTTCAAATGATTGATCAATTCTGGGTAGACTGACTGATGAAAGATATTTAATATCATCCTGTCTGGGTTCTCCATTCAATGTTAAGGAATGAAACATCTCTTCTTTAATTAGCACAGTACCAGGTAAGCTTTTCCAAACTTTGAAGATGGGAGAAGATGCAGCTAGAAAGCCTCATGCTGTGTGTGTTCCTTATCCATCCCAAGGTCATGTGACCCCTTTGATGCAGCTGGCCAAGCTTGTGCACTCAAGAGGCTTCCACATCACGTTTGTGAACACTGAGTTCAACCATAGGCGCCTGATCCGATCTGCAGGACCAGATTCTGTTAGGGGTTTAGTGGATTTCCGGTTTGAAGCCATTCCAGACGGGTTACCTCCATCAGATCTTGACGCCACCCAAGATGTTCCTGCACTTTGTGATTCGACCAGGAAGAACTGTTTAGCCCCATTCAGAGACCTATTATCTAGGCTAAATTCATCATCGGATGTGCCTCCTGTTTCATGCATAATTTCAGATGGAGTCATGAGCTTTGCCATACAAGCTGCTGAAGAATTAGGTATTCCAGAGGTTCAATTTTGGACTGCCTCAGCATGTAGTTTCATGGGATATCTACACTACCGCGAATTCATCAGAAGGGGCATTTTTCCATTCAAAGGtacatctttttgtttttggtggtTTATATTTTGGTGAGTAATTTTTGCGTTTACAGTTGCTTAACTTACTAGTTGCTAAAATCCCCTCTCAATTATGAGAAGAAATTAATGCCTTTGGTGGATTGGGTAATTAGAAGGTGCATGTTGACTAAATCTTAtcatataattcatttaatctCATTAAAAAATGATGCAGTTCTCATCATCGAAACTATTTCATGAGGAAGAACCTTTACTCTGTTGGGTTCCATTTTTCTCATCAGAAaaagtagtaataataataataaaatgttaaaaaatgaaaataaaaaacattctcCGGAGAAAGACATCTCAGAATAGATGCTACATGTTGGGATTGGGCTTCATAGTTTTGGGTGGTATGAACTGGGCTGGATTGGGATCGTAGTATTCAGAGGAGTCCGACAGTGGGGAAAAGGGCTTATGCTTGGCTGTGCCGTCACTGACTCACTATGGCAGGTATATGAATACCTTGGTGGCCCAAGCACATTTAGATATGTCATATGTACCTTTTGTTTGGCAAAAACCTTGATGGCTTTATTCACTAATGTATGAAACCATAAAGTCTTATATTCAAGCACAATTTCATCCTTGGTGTGCCTCAGATGAAAGCTTCCGGAGTGATGGCACTCTTGATACACATATTGATTGGATCCCTGGTATGCCAAACATTCGGCTCAGGGACATCCCAAGCCATATACAAACCACTGATCCCAACAGCATCATGTTTGATTTCATGGGAGAGGAAGCACAGAATTGCCTAAATTCTCCAGCCATCATTTTCAACACATTCGATGCCTTTGAAGATGAAGTGCTACAAGCAATTGCACAAAAGTTCCCTCGCATTTACACTGCGGGGCCACTTCCATTGCTTGAGCGCCACATGCTCGATGGCCAAGTAAAGTCGCTGAGATCAAGCTTATGGAAGGAAGACTCTACATGTCTTGAATGGCTTGATCAAAGAGAACCCAACTCAGTTGTGTATGTGAACTATGGGAGCGTGACAGTGATGACTGACAGGCACTTGAAGGAGTTTGCATGGGGACTTGCCAATAGCAAATACTCATTTCTATGGATCATTCGACCCGATATTGTGATGGGGGATTCTGCAGTCTTGCCTGAAGAGTTTCTTAAGGAGACCAAGGATAGAGGATTACTAGTGAGTTGGTGTCCACAAGAGCAGGTGCTCTCCCACCCATCTGTAGGCGTTTTTCTAACGCATTGTGGCTGGAACTCTATGCTAGAAGCCATTTGTGGAGGTGTGCCTGTGATTTGCTGGCCATTCTTCGCAGACCAACAAACCAATTGTCGGTATGCCTGCACCACTTGGGGGATAGGGGTGGAGGTGGATCATGACGTTAAACGCGATGAAATTGAAGAGCTTGTTAAGGAAATGATGGGAGGGGATAAAGGGAAGCAAATGAGGAAGAAGGCGCAGGAATGGAAAATGAAAGCAGAAGAAGGTACTGATGTAGGAGGCTCATCCTACACTAACTTCGATAAATTCATTAAGGAGACTCTCCATACTCCATAGTAGGGAGTGAGTGGCAAACTATCCAAATGCATTCAGTCTTGTCTGTTTATTGAAGGTATTAGAGCACATACAAGAAGTATAAAAACCTTCAGCAATATCCTACAATACTCAAATTTAGTTGGTTTGAAATGTAATATGCAGAGAGACATTTCAAAATGTGTTGGTTGGAAATGGTTAACATGCAATCtattccaaattattttcaaacatatatatatatatgttttgaaaaggaaagaaagaaagagaaaaggatGCTGACTATGCTGAATTTGTCgttttatttaattaagatCTTTGTGGCCTTCAACTCAATAATTGAAGGGAGAATAATACTTTAAGGCACGTGggattgaaaattgagaaaattaatgtgaagtgttagaaaaacttataaaattgCCGAGTAGTTGGAAAGTTTGTCTCTGAAGGATATCAGTCATAAAtgcctaaaatacccttaaaagcatc
Above is a genomic segment from Vitis riparia cultivar Riparia Gloire de Montpellier isolate 1030 chromosome 7, EGFV_Vit.rip_1.0, whole genome shotgun sequence containing:
- the LOC117919424 gene encoding linamarin synthase 2-like, which codes for MGEDAARKPHAVCVPYPSQGHVTPLMQLAKLVHSRGFHITFVNTEFNHRRLIRSAGPDSVRGLVDFRFEAIPDGLPPSDLDATQDVPALCDSTRKNCLAPFRDLLSRLNSSSDVPPVSCIISDGVMSFAIQAAEELGIPEVQFWTASACSFMGYLHYREFIRRGIFPFKDESFRSDGTLDTHIDWIPGMPNIRLRDIPSHIQTTDPNSIMFDFMGEEAQNCLNSPAIIFNTFDAFEDEVLQAIAQKFPRIYTAGPLPLLERHMLDGQVKSLRSSLWKEDSTCLEWLDQREPNSVVYVNYGSVTVMTDRHLKEFAWGLANSKYSFLWIIRPDIVMGDSAVLPEEFLKETKDRGLLVSWCPQEQVLSHPSVGVFLTHCGWNSMLEAICGGVPVICWPFFADQQTNCRYACTTWGIGVEVDHDVKRDEIEELVKEMMGGDKGKQMRKKAQEWKMKAEEGTDVGGSSYTNFDKFIKETLHTP